Proteins encoded together in one Procambarus clarkii isolate CNS0578487 chromosome 67, FALCON_Pclarkii_2.0, whole genome shotgun sequence window:
- the LOC123767680 gene encoding zinc finger protein 69 encodes MESSLDSWCLVCNKLIKEASVNINSNLAAKNGTILSQISRVVSSEDVLEACRVSEVVCSLCLKILLNIVNLECKIVTLQNEFRETFKSGIESRKGGIDASLTAQVMPRLTPDEDLFKEPRVCANKEWSVNPGSEQGYQGDSIKTFTNISGEESDIIDCSNHDLLSENRSECEKTFSIKFDLCDSVENEQCNDIGKLSFNHARKFSELVPSHNLEGNTEASCITHNDDDQRITFKKPKCESSLPDCPSSPTSEHLADTVKLEDCDQPTSSIEICPVETENAGRSTSVFTDMNNLDVSVCIEEENINNSTIVRNGTTKTRPRRCKRQTKLQRHKRKKKVKETEVEIEVDVLREVDFEDDWSLKEDESSERGENNMMTCELCGERFSDAKQLAKHRGDVHASVYCHVCEKCTDTRYREKAKLTQHLRRIHKVPVHQCPACDHEAPSQNSLDQHIISNHPDSRFFECRICLKAFRTYRYLNFVHIKRCHFVLPIKYTCEKCNKGFVDKSSFENHKIIHSGTRNFSCKFCGAMFQTSYALKVHVNTHTQDKKYVCVDCGSAFLRICNLSAHKKRFHSSDDVRLLCEVCGKSMATQKDLRRHQLAHHSKERPFACGQCPRSYTAKESLKSHLRTHTGEKPFKCACGKAFHKSTVLRRHQRCVHVGDDFQQDAFSGHDVRNTVQVDEEHMVVITLKECNPPAVYTVQNAPTHLQEIMVSNETHPHSGSLIAENVPPSHDAGLPLLHQQLGTISTGRIGLSTPVLFTTLDTNSISVQHGQDTIQDGISSTSFPTDVTSIGSDLQATSLPFQQAPSSLQSKEQDSLASFPTETPVTCSPLATQLLQLPALQTSSASSAPVTFIATWPSSAL; translated from the exons ATGGAATCTAGTCTTGATAGCTGGTGCTTGGTGTGCAACAAGCTCATCAAAGAAGCATCAGTTAACATAAACTCAAATCTGGCAGCAAAGAATGGTACTATCCTAAGCCAGATATCTCGGGTTGTGAGTTCTGAGGACGTGCTTGAAGCATGTCGTGTGTCAGAAGTTGTATGTTCGTTATGTctgaaaatattattaaatattgttaACCTTGAATGTAAAATAGTAACATTGCAGAATGAATTTCGAGAAACATTCAAAAGTGGAATAGAGTCTCGTAAAGGTGGCATTGATGCATCCCTAACAGCCCAAGTGATGCCCAGACTTACACCCGATGAAGATTTATTTAAAGAGCCAAGAGTTTGTGCAAATAAAGAGTGGAGTGTTAATCCTGGATCTGAGCAAGGCTATCAAGGGGATAGCATAAAAACTTTCACAAACATATCTGGTGAAGAATCTGATATTATTGACTGTTCAAATCATGATTTGTTATCCGAAAATAGATCAGAATGTGAGAAAACATTTTCCATTAAATTTGACTTGTGTGATAGTGTTGAAAATGAACAATGCAATGATATTGGCAAGTTGTCATTCAATCATGCAAGGAAGTTCAGTGAGTTAGTACCATCACATAATCTTGAGGGTAACACTGAAGCAAGTTGTATTACTCACAACGATGATGACCAGAGGATCACATTTAAAAAACCCAAGTGTGAATCATCTTTGCCAGATTGTCCATCTAGTCCCACCAGTGAACATCTTGCTGACACAGTGAAATTGGAAGATTGTGACCAGCCCACAAGCAGTATTGAAATTTGTCCAGTGGAAACAGAGAATGCAGGAAGGAGTACATCTGTATTTACAGACATGAATAATCTTGATGTAAGTGTATGTATAGAAGAGGAGAATATAAATAATTCCACCATAGTTAGAAATGGGACAACTAAAACAAGGCCACGAAGATGCAAAC GACAGACAAAACTTCAGCGACACAAGAGAAAAAAGAAGGTTAAAGAAACAGAGGTAGAGATAGAGGTGGATGTATTAAGAGAAGTGGATTTTGAAGACGACTGGTCCCTAAAGGAAGACGAGAGCTCAGAG AGAggtgaaaataacatgatgacCTGTGAGCTGTGTGGAGAGAGATTTAGTGATGCAAAACAGCTAGCAAAACACAGAGGAGATGTACATGCTTCTGTATATTGTCACGTTTGTGAGAAGTGTACAGACACCCGTTATCGAGAGAAGGCCAAACTAACGCAACACCTCAGACGAATCCATAAAGTTCCAGTCCATCAGTGCCCAGCGTGTGACCATGAG GCACCAAGTCAAAATTCTCTTGATCAACATATCATAAGCAATCATCCTGATTCCCGATTCTTCGAGTGTCGCATTTGCCTCAAAGCTTTCAGGACTTACCGCTATCTTAATTTTGTACACATAAAAAGGTGTCACTTTGTACTCCCAATCAAGTATACTTGTGAGAAGTGTAACAAAGGATTTGTTGATAAGTCCTCATTTGAAAACCACAAAATAATACATTCTGGAACTAGGAACTTTAGTTGTAAATTCTGTGGAGCCATGTTTCAGACATCTTATGCTCTGAAAGTGCATGTTAATACTCATACACAAGATAAAAAgtatgtgtgtgttgactgtggtTCTGCCTTTTTACGCATCTGTAACTTAAGTGCACATAAAAAGCGCTTTCATAGTTCTGATGATGTAAGGTTACTGTGTGAAGTGTGTGGTAAGTCAATGGCCACGCAGAAAGATCTGCGACGTCATCAATTAGCACATCACTCAAAAGAAAGGCCCTTTGCATGCGGACAGTGTCCTAGATCTTATACAGCTAAAGAGAGTTTAAAGAGTCATCTTAGAACACACACTGGAGAAAAGCCATTCAAATGTGCTTGCGGCAAAGCCTTCCATAAGAGTACTGTCTTGCGTCGCCACCAGAGGTGTGTTCATGTAGGAGATGATTTCCAACAAGATGCATTTAGTGGGCATGATGTAAGAAATACAGTTCAAGTTGATGAAGAGCATATGGTAGTAATTACATTAAAAGAATGCAACCCTCCAGCTGTGTATACTGTGCAGAATGCACCAACACACTTGCAGGAAATAATGGTTTCTAATGAAACTCACCCTCATAGTGGAAGCCTAATTGCTGAGAATGTGCCACCTTCTCATGATGCAGGACTACCTCTTTTGCACCAACAACTTGGAACAATAAGCACAGGAAGGATTGGTCTTTCAACACCTGTTCTGTTTACAACACTGGATACTAACTCTATTAGTGTTCAACATGGTCAGGATACAATACAAGATGGAATATCCTCGACATCATTTCCAACAGATGTCACATCTATTGGTAGTGACCTTCAAGCAACTTCTCTGCCTTTCCAACAAGCACCATCTAGTCTCCAGTCAAAGGAGCAGGATTCCTTGGCATCATTTCCAACTGAAACTCCAGTGACATGTTCACCATTGGCCACACAGCTGCTGCAGTTACCTGCCCTGCAAACCAGTTCTGCTAGCAGTGCTCCCGTTACTTTTATTGCAACGTGGCCATCTTCTGCTTTATAA
- the MED22 gene encoding mediator of RNA polymerase II transcription subunit 22, translated as MAQQGKQPQGREALLKSYNKRLKDDVKSILDNFMEIVKLGVVEEESQVGRMTQVDEINFQIQVRSANMVRAAESLMKLVADVKQYLILNDFPSVNEAITQNSQIFKTKSQEADQKLMALRDDMASDLYELEEEFYSSIYKEK; from the exons ATGGCCCAACAAGGCAAGCAACCACAAGGCCGGGAAGCACTGCTCAAGTCGTACAATAAAAGGCTCAAGGATGATGTCAAGTCAATCCTTGATAATTTTATGG AAATTGTAAAGTTGGGTGTAGTGGAAGAGGAGAGTCAGGTGGGCAGGATGACTCAGGTGGATGAGATCAATTTTCAGATACAAGTACGATCTGCTAATATG gtGAGAGCTGCAGAGTCACTAATGAAGTTAGTTGCTGATGTTAAACAATACCTTATACTTAATGACTTTCCTTCCGTCAATGAAGCTATTACACAAAATTCACAAATTTTCAAAACAAAGAGTCAAGAAGCAGACCAGAAGCTGATGGCATTACGGGATGACATGGCATCAGATCTTTATGAACTAGAAGAGGAATTTTATTCTTCTATTTATAAGGAGAAGTAA
- the LOC123767682 gene encoding uncharacterized protein, translating to MDVPVEEKEKNKIKTFVFLDIEATGLPGDDPRILELSMMAVSREDLLCMNTSKSSPTSSNSTDRQQRNVVPQLPRVLHKYTRLFYPRKLITPKVEEITGLSNALLYRLPGFSQMSAEAISLFLELPKPLAIVAHNGDRFDFPILKAELNNVGSMEKFADLQCVDTLNAIKDIDALQQKDIEILEILEITETAKSFNFKDMDEEVSKELPVKKRARPVELEEKVNNASSASFINEPSSQAQEGNPRTLEVSPELYMTPVKDHIPAFVNNTPSTPAKLTQPPSPSVTPISSKAYTPGTPGFSPQTLRETSRVRRNLTYEGSGKRRWDGTTPYAQSNIYKRLFNAQYLAHKAESDCQALLEICGHYGDKFVNWADMHAENFDDVKPMWSKRKAFKLS from the coding sequence ATGGATGTGCCAgtagaagagaaagagaaaaacaaaattaaaactTTTGTTTTTCTAGATATTGAAGCTACTGGTTTACCTGGAGATGATCCCAGAATTTTAGAACTTTCTATGATGGCTGTATCTAGAGAGGACCTCCTTTGTATGAATACTAGCAAGAGTAGTCCCACATCTTCCAATTCTACTGATAGACAGCAAAGAAATGTTGTTCCACAATTGCCTCGTGTCCTGCACAAGTACACAAGACTGTTTTACCCACGAAAATTGATTACACCTAAGGTGGAAGAAATAACTGGACTTAGCAATGCTCTTCTTTATCGTTTGCCGGGCTTTAGCCAGATGAGTGCAGAGGCAATTAGTCTGTTTTTGGAATTGCCTAAACCTCTGGCAATTGTAGCACATAATGGTGACAGGTTTGACTTTCCTATACTTAAAGCAGAACTGAACAATGTGGGTTCTATGGAAAAGTTTGCTGATCTACAATGTGTAGACACTTTGAATGCAATAAAAGACATTGATGCTCTTCAACAaaaagatattgaaatattggaAATATTGGAAATAACTGAAACTGCCAAATCATTTAACTTTAAAGATATGGATGAGGAAGTGAGTAAAGAACTTCCAGTTAAAAAAAGAGCCCGTCCAGTAGAATTAGAGGAGAAAGTAAACAATGCATCTTCTGCTTCATTTATAAATGAGCCATCTTCCCAGGCTCAGGAAGGTAACCCACGCACATTAGAAGTCTCGCCGGAACTCTACATGACGCCAGTGAAAGATCACATTCCAGCATTTGTGAACAATACACCTTCAACTCCAGCCAAGCTTACACaacctccctcaccctcagtTACCCCCATATCTTCCAAGGCATATACTCCAGGGACACCAGGCTTTAGTCCTCAAACCCTCAGAGAAACTAGTAGAGTTCGTCGAAATTTAACATACGAAGGAAGTGGCAAGAGAAGGTGGGATGGAACAACACCATATGCACAAAGCAACATCTACAAAAGACTCTTTAATGCTCAATATTTAGCACACAAAGCAGAATCAGATTGTCAGGCCTTGCTAGAAATTTGTGGACATTATGGAGATAAATTTGTAAATTGGGCAGACATGCATGCAGAAAATTTTGATGATGTTAAGCCAATGTGGTCAAAAAGAAAGGCTTTCAAACTTAGCTGA